The following are encoded together in the Coffea arabica cultivar ET-39 chromosome 1c, Coffea Arabica ET-39 HiFi, whole genome shotgun sequence genome:
- the LOC113729416 gene encoding pentatricopeptide repeat-containing protein CRR2, chloroplastic-like, whose amino-acid sequence MWTLYTSHTLQPHYFPLNFRPASRSHHQATVALRPPTATSTTPSTINHNPSIQSLCVKGQLKQALELLSQEPCPTQHTYELLILSCANQHSLSDALIVHRKLIDNGFDQDPFLATKLINMYHELDCIERVRQVFDKTLKKTIYVWNALFRALTLWGRGEEVLGLYSRMNRIGIPSDRFTYTYVLKACVAAETLGSLLQKGKEIHAHILRHGYESHIHIMTTMVDMYARFGCVADATSVFNSMPVKNVVSWSAMIACYAKNGKPFDALELFHQLVLDNCDTLPNSVTMVSVLQACAAVAALGQGKLIHGYILRKGLDSILPVISAMVTMYARCGNLEWGKRVFSRMEKKDVVAWNSMISSYGIHGFGREAIEVFKEMILSGVSPSPISFVSVLGACSHSGLIEEGRFLFESMIKEHGITPTVEHYACMVDLLGRANQLYEAAKIIQDMRIEPGAKVWGSLLGSCRIHCNIELAERASKRLFELEPRNAGNYVLLADIYAEAEMWSEVKRVKKLIEARGLQKVSGCCWIEVGRKVYSLTSVDEFNPQIEQIHALLIKLFIEMKEKGYVPKTKVVLYDLEADEKERIILGHSEKLAVAFGLINNSKGETIRITKNLRLCEDCHSFTKFISKFAGREILVRDVNRFHHFKDGVCSCADYW is encoded by the coding sequence ATGTGGACGCTTTACACTTCCCACACTCTTCAACCACACTACTTTCCACTCAACTTCCGGCCGGCATCACGCTCACACCACCAAGCCACCGTCGCCTTGCGCCCCCCCACCGCCACCTCAACCACCCCCTCCACAATTAATCACAACCCATCAATTCAATCTCTCTGTGTAAAGGGCCAGCTCAAACAAGCTCTTGAGCTCCTTTCCCAGGAGCCCTGTCCGACTCAACACACCTACGAGCTCCTCATCCTCTCTTGCGCCAACCAACATTCCCTCTCTGACGCCCTTATTGTTCACCGGAAACTGATCGATAATGGGTTCGATCAGGATCCCTTTTTGGCCACCAAGCTCATCAATATGTATCACGAGTTGGATTGCATTGAACGTGTCCGCCAAGTGTTTGATAAAACTCTTAAGAAAACTATTTATGTATGGAATGCACTTTTTCGAGCATTAACATTATGGGGTCGTGGTGAAGAAGTATTGGGTCTCTATAGCCGTATGAATCGGATTGGAATTCCGTCGGATAGGTTCACGTATACGTATGTGCTGAAAGCTTGCGTTGCTGCTGAGACATTGGGTTCATTGCTACAAAAAGGGAAGGAAATTCATGCTCACATTCTACGACATGGGTATGAGAGCCATATCCATATTATGACTACTATGGTGGATATGTATGCAAGATTTGGTTGTGTGGCAGATGCAACTAGTGTATTCAATTCGATGCCGGTGAAAAATGTGGTTTCTTGGAGTGCTATGATTGCGTGTTATGCAAAAAATGGCAAGCCATTTGATGCATTGGAACTTTTTCACCAATTGGTGCTTGACAACTGCGATACATTGCCTAATTCAGTTACGATGGTCAGCGTGCTTCAAGCTTGTGCTGCGGTTGCTGCATTGGGTCAAGGGAAGTTGATACATGGCTATATACTTAGAAAAGGTCTTGATTCCATTTTACCAGTTATCAGTGCCATGGTGACTATGTATGCAAGATGTGGTAATCTTGAATGGGGAAAACGCGTGTTTTCTCGGATGGAGAAGAAGGATGTCGTTGCTTGGAATTCGATGATCTCGAGTTATGGTATTCATGGGTTCGGAAGAGAAGCTATTGAAGTTTTTAAAGAGATGATATTAAGTGGAGTGTCACCGAGTCCAATTTCATTTGTTAGTGTATTGGGAGCTTGTAGTCATTCTGGTCTCATTGAGGAGGGCAGATTTTTGTTTGAATCCATGATAAAAGAACATGGAATTACTCCTACTGTGGAACATTATGCTTGTATGGTTGATCTTCTTGGTAGAGCCAATCAATTATATGAAGCAGCAAAGATAATACAGGACATGCGGATTGAACCAGGAGCCAAGGTCTGGGGTTCTCTTCTTGGATCGTGTAGGATCCATTGTAACATTGAGCTTGCAGAGAGAGCAAGCAAGAGGCTTTTTGAGCTCGAACCTAGAAATGCAGGTAATTATGTTCTTTTGGCTGATATCTATGCAGAAGCTGAGATGTGGAGTGAGGTGAAAAGAGTGAAGAAGCTTATAGAAGCTAGGGGACTGCAAAAGGTTTCTGGTTGTTGTTGGATTGAAGTAGGAAGAAAAGTTTACTCACTCACATCTGTTGACGAGTTTAATCCACAAATTGAGCAGATTCATGCCTTGCTAATAAAACTGTTCATAGAGATGAAGGAAAAGGGTTATGTGCCAAAAACCAAAGTTGTGCTTTATGATCTTGAAGCAGATGAGAAAGAGCGAATCATCCTCGGTCATAGTGAAAAATTGGCTGTTGCCTTTGGCCTGATTAATAACAGCAAAGGGGAGACCATAAGGATCACCAAGAACTTGAGGTTATGTGAAGACTGCCACTCTTTTACGAAGTTTATTTCTAAATTTGCAGGTAGAGAAATATTAGTTAGAGACGTGAACCGCTTTCACCATTTCAAAGATGGAGTTTGTTCATGTGCGGATTACTGGTAA